One genomic window of Trichlorobacter lovleyi includes the following:
- a CDS encoding glycogen/starch/alpha-glucan phosphorylase translates to MDQVAQPSVKDLQKSFIYHLQHTLVKDKYSATKADMYLALAYAVRDLLATRWLDTQQSYYLKDAKRVYYISMEFLMGRTLGNALINLGVMEEWDMALKELGLSIEDLQEVEWDAGLGNGGLGRLAACFLDSMASMQLPAYGYGIRYEYGMFYQKIVDGGQHEVPDNWLRYQNPWEFDRQEHLHPIRFEGRVVEFTDRDGSKRCSWVDYYEVMALAYDFPVPGYKNNTVNTMRLWSAKASRDFDLNFFNQGNYIGSVESKMKTENISKVLYPADHMLEGKELRLRQEYFLASATVQDILYRFAKKHDNLAELPDQVAIQLNDTHPVLAIPELMRILIDERKLTWEAAWEITTRTFAYTNHTILQEALEKWPVPMISRLLPRHLLIIFEINRRFLEEVAGRFPGDTARLQRMSIIDDSGEKQVRMAHLAIVASHSVNGVSALHSEILKDDLFHDFYEVWPERFNNKTNGITQRRWLKHCNPYLSDLISEAIGDKWTTDLDELQNLRPLAEDSEFRRRWMDIKRMNKQRLADHIYQRNCIQISPDSLFDCQTKRIHEYKRQLLNILQVIARYNRLKEYPGLELPPRTVIFGGKAAPSYSTAKLIIKLINAVGSVVNNDPAVNQQLKVAFLANYSVSLAEKIFPAADLSEQISTAGTEASGTGNMKYALNGALTIGTLDGANIEIMEEVGKDNIFIFGLTTPQAVGLRSSGYRPQDYYYQLPELKTVLDQISSGMFSPGNPGLFRPLVDNLLNSDYYLLLADFDAYMDAQADVDRLYMIPDEWARKSILNTAGMGKFSSDRTIGEYARDIWGIKPQPVEHKGIHHW, encoded by the coding sequence ATGGACCAGGTAGCACAGCCAAGCGTCAAGGATCTGCAGAAATCATTCATCTACCACCTGCAGCACACCCTGGTGAAAGACAAATATTCAGCCACCAAGGCCGACATGTACCTGGCGTTGGCCTATGCCGTGCGGGACCTGCTGGCAACCCGCTGGCTGGACACCCAGCAGTCCTACTACCTCAAGGACGCCAAACGGGTCTACTACATCTCGATGGAATTCCTGATGGGGCGCACCCTGGGTAATGCCCTGATCAACCTGGGGGTGATGGAGGAATGGGATATGGCCCTGAAGGAGCTGGGGCTGAGTATCGAAGACCTGCAGGAGGTGGAATGGGATGCCGGTCTGGGCAACGGCGGTCTCGGACGTCTTGCCGCCTGTTTCCTTGACTCGATGGCCTCGATGCAGTTGCCGGCCTACGGCTACGGTATCCGCTATGAGTACGGCATGTTCTACCAGAAGATCGTGGATGGCGGCCAGCACGAGGTGCCGGACAACTGGCTGCGCTACCAGAACCCCTGGGAGTTTGACCGTCAGGAGCACCTGCACCCGATCCGCTTTGAAGGCCGGGTGGTGGAGTTTACCGACCGGGACGGTTCAAAACGCTGCTCCTGGGTGGACTACTACGAGGTCATGGCGTTGGCCTATGACTTCCCGGTGCCGGGCTACAAGAACAACACGGTCAACACCATGCGGCTCTGGAGCGCCAAGGCCAGCCGGGATTTTGACCTGAACTTCTTCAACCAGGGCAACTACATCGGCTCGGTTGAATCCAAGATGAAGACCGAGAACATCTCCAAGGTACTCTACCCGGCCGACCATATGCTGGAAGGCAAGGAGCTGCGCCTGCGGCAGGAATACTTCCTGGCATCGGCCACGGTGCAGGATATCCTCTACCGCTTTGCCAAGAAGCATGACAACCTGGCGGAGCTGCCGGACCAGGTGGCGATCCAGCTGAACGACACCCATCCGGTGCTGGCCATCCCGGAGCTGATGCGAATCCTGATCGACGAAAGAAAACTGACCTGGGAGGCCGCCTGGGAGATCACCACCAGGACCTTTGCCTACACCAACCACACCATCCTGCAGGAGGCGCTGGAAAAGTGGCCGGTGCCGATGATCAGCCGCCTGCTGCCGCGTCACCTGCTGATCATCTTCGAGATCAACCGCCGCTTCCTGGAAGAGGTGGCAGGCCGCTTCCCCGGCGACACCGCCCGCCTGCAACGGATGTCGATCATTGACGACAGCGGTGAGAAGCAGGTACGGATGGCCCACCTGGCCATTGTTGCCAGCCATTCCGTCAACGGTGTCTCAGCCCTGCACAGCGAGATCCTCAAGGATGATCTGTTCCACGACTTCTACGAGGTCTGGCCGGAGCGTTTCAACAACAAGACCAACGGCATCACCCAACGCCGCTGGCTGAAGCACTGCAACCCCTACCTGTCCGACCTGATCAGCGAGGCGATCGGCGACAAGTGGACCACCGACCTGGATGAACTGCAGAACCTGAGGCCGCTGGCAGAAGACAGCGAATTCCGCAGACGCTGGATGGATATCAAGCGGATGAACAAACAGCGGCTGGCCGATCATATCTACCAGCGCAACTGCATTCAGATCTCACCCGATTCGCTGTTTGACTGCCAGACCAAACGGATCCACGAATACAAGCGCCAGCTGCTGAACATCCTGCAGGTGATTGCCCGCTACAACCGGCTCAAGGAGTATCCCGGCCTGGAACTGCCCCCCCGTACCGTGATCTTTGGCGGCAAGGCGGCCCCCTCCTACAGCACGGCCAAACTGATCATCAAACTGATCAACGCGGTCGGCAGCGTGGTCAATAACGACCCGGCGGTCAATCAGCAGCTGAAGGTGGCGTTCCTGGCCAACTACAGCGTCTCGCTGGCAGAGAAGATCTTCCCGGCAGCCGACCTGTCCGAACAGATCTCCACCGCCGGCACCGAGGCCTCCGGCACCGGCAACATGAAGTATGCCTTAAACGGCGCCCTGACCATCGGCACCCTGGATGGCGCCAACATCGAGATCATGGAAGAGGTGGGCAAGGACAACATCTTCATCTTCGGCCTGACCACCCCGCAGGCAGTGGGGCTGCGCTCATCCGGCTACCGTCCCCAGGATTACTACTATCAGCTGCCCGAGCTGAAGACCGTACTGGACCAGATCTCATCCGGCATGTTCTCGCCGGGCAACCCGGGCCTGTTCCGCCCGCTGGTGGACAACCTGCTCAACAGCGACTACTACCTGCTGCTGGCGGACTTTGACGCCTACATGGATGCCCAGGCCGATGTGGACCGGCTCTACATGATACCGGATGAGTGGGCCAGAAAATCGATCCTGAACACCGCCGGCATGGGCAAGTTCTCCAGCGACCGCACCATTGGTGAGTATGCCCGTGACATCTGGGGCATCAAGCCCCAGCCGGTGGAACACAAAGGGATCCACCACTGGTAA
- the ilvD gene encoding dihydroxy-acid dehydratase: protein MRSDMIKKGLERTPHRALLKATGIPQSQMDRPFIGVATSFTDLIPGHVGMRDLERFIEKGIHSGGGYAQFFGIPGVCDGIAMGHKGMHYSLPTRELIADMVESVAEAHRLDGLVLLTNCDKITPGMLMAAARLNIPCIIVTAGPMMSGRGVEGRAYSFVTDTFEAMARYKAGVIDAKELQACEDNACPGMGSCQGLFTANTMAILTETLGMSLPRCGTALAVSAMKRRIAFASGEKIVELVHNDIKPRDIMTRAAFENAIRVDLALGGSSNTVLHLLAIAREAGVDLPLETFDILAKETPQLASMNPAGKHFMEDLDIAGGVCGVLKQLGDKVIDTQTLFGLTTRQLAASIENVDQEVIRPLSAPVKKEGGIAVLFGSIAPKGAVVKQSGVSDKMMLFEGTARCFDSEELAMAALMEGVIKAGDVVVIRYEGPKGGPGMREMLAPTAALMGLGLGDSVALITDGRFSGGTRGPCIGHVSPEAAEGGPIALIQDGDRILLDIPNRKLDLLVDEATVAARRAAWTAPEPKIKTGWLARYAKVVTSAYTGAVTTAD, encoded by the coding sequence ATGCGTAGTGATATGATTAAAAAAGGTCTGGAGCGGACACCGCACCGGGCGTTGCTGAAGGCCACAGGCATACCGCAGAGTCAGATGGACCGCCCCTTTATCGGCGTTGCCACCAGCTTTACCGACCTGATTCCCGGCCACGTCGGGATGCGTGATCTGGAGCGGTTTATTGAAAAGGGGATCCACAGCGGCGGCGGTTATGCCCAGTTTTTTGGCATTCCCGGAGTCTGTGACGGTATCGCCATGGGGCATAAAGGGATGCACTACTCCCTGCCGACCCGTGAACTGATCGCCGATATGGTTGAGTCAGTGGCGGAGGCCCACCGTCTGGATGGTCTGGTGTTGCTGACCAACTGCGACAAGATCACCCCCGGCATGCTGATGGCAGCTGCACGCCTGAACATCCCCTGCATCATCGTGACCGCCGGTCCGATGATGAGCGGCAGAGGGGTGGAGGGCCGTGCCTATTCCTTTGTGACTGATACCTTTGAGGCCATGGCCCGTTACAAGGCCGGAGTGATCGACGCCAAAGAGCTGCAGGCCTGTGAGGATAACGCCTGTCCCGGCATGGGCTCCTGCCAGGGACTCTTTACCGCCAATACCATGGCGATCCTGACCGAGACCCTGGGGATGTCGTTGCCCCGTTGCGGTACGGCCCTGGCGGTCTCCGCCATGAAGCGGAGGATCGCCTTTGCGTCGGGCGAGAAGATCGTTGAACTGGTCCATAATGATATCAAACCCCGCGATATCATGACCCGGGCTGCCTTTGAAAACGCCATCCGGGTTGACCTGGCCCTGGGTGGGTCATCCAACACCGTGTTGCATCTGCTGGCCATTGCCCGTGAAGCCGGGGTGGATCTGCCGCTGGAGACCTTTGATATCCTGGCGAAGGAAACGCCGCAGCTGGCCTCCATGAACCCGGCCGGCAAGCATTTTATGGAAGATCTGGATATTGCCGGTGGCGTCTGCGGCGTGCTGAAACAGCTGGGTGACAAGGTGATTGATACCCAGACCCTGTTCGGTCTGACCACCCGCCAGCTGGCGGCAAGCATAGAAAATGTTGATCAAGAGGTGATTCGTCCCCTATCGGCGCCGGTGAAGAAGGAGGGCGGCATTGCGGTGCTGTTCGGTTCCATCGCGCCGAAGGGGGCGGTAGTCAAGCAGTCCGGTGTTTCGGACAAGATGATGCTGTTTGAAGGCACGGCCCGTTGTTTCGATTCAGAGGAACTGGCCATGGCAGCCTTGATGGAAGGGGTGATCAAGGCCGGTGATGTGGTGGTGATCCGCTATGAAGGTCCCAAAGGCGGACCGGGTATGCGCGAGATGCTGGCACCCACCGCTGCCCTGATGGGACTTGGCCTGGGGGACTCGGTGGCCCTGATCACCGACGGCCGTTTCTCCGGCGGTACCCGTGGTCCCTGTATCGGCCATGTCTCGCCGGAAGCAGCAGAAGGCGGCCCGATCGCCCTGATTCAGGATGGCGACCGGATCCTGCTGGATATCCCGAATCGCAAGCTTGATCTGCTGGTGGATGAGGCAACCGTGGCGGCTCGCCGGGCGGCCTGGACGGCGCCGGAGCCAAAGATCAAGACCGGCTGGCTGGCCCGTTATGCCAAAGTGGTGACATCCGCCTACACGGGGGCCGTTACCACCGCAGACTAG
- a CDS encoding methyl-accepting chemotaxis protein, whose amino-acid sequence MTIKTKLTLNIVIVLAIVATVVVTSIFGMRFISGKLSYLTQRSTPYQMRTLEFQREIQGATATLFKINTAATPQELQSFKAEAEKALGEVKSSQEQLESLTAGGARLDTHESLRTVATELFDISAGKLKAQEDAAKAAVDLNRRMAEATAKLRQLDSKIRTLQGNRTGAFSNALDESGKISSRLRGVEAARLQLKDLQLAFYEVQHAQKRPTLLIARGKVNAAVNKLNQNDHLKTTKGAAAEIKLLADRLDELQKLQGNWLSQKDDATKGKVEALSREISEKLNSLSLSIEQDAILAGEKYAAEAARQGTMFGQSNQANSILIANSELMSQGLAIEAGSARLFTLKSIQEIDAATPAIRADFAKAARSTAMLEKDLNKLGVKGELQMLRSAAAALTGIQGMLLSESGIVATLKKRFEMEQKAVQSALKLRDIVIKQAEKGKESVSAARGEQEKAIASVNKIVKTSITLLVIISIAAAVAGTVIGAWVFKSVSSPLAQLITVSDHVAGGDLKEVQLRSTKDEFGKVLSSMGAMVTNLREMAGKISRSTATVANSADELANTAGELETDSTSQTSQIEQSVTAMTEMVQTIQDVSQNALATSDAAGRMKSLATEGKQALDLTSRELFAFAEVVKQSVARVEALGERSAAINEIVNMIKDIADQTNLLALNAAIEAARAGDSGRGFAVVADSVRQLSQRTTESADEIAATVKGMQVEVSSSISSMQHERQAIDKIVAAVDSTQTAMEQIVGNVEQVFEMVQTIATATEEQSATAEDVNRSMLAIHQITGKLSNSVEQIKQTSEAFDQLAHELQQMVGWFKL is encoded by the coding sequence ATGACCATTAAGACCAAACTCACCCTTAATATTGTAATTGTGCTGGCCATCGTGGCAACCGTGGTGGTGACCAGCATCTTCGGGATGCGCTTCATCAGCGGCAAGCTTTCCTACCTGACCCAGAGAAGCACGCCCTACCAGATGCGGACCCTGGAGTTTCAGCGGGAGATTCAGGGGGCCACCGCCACCCTGTTCAAGATCAACACCGCTGCAACCCCGCAGGAGCTCCAGAGTTTCAAGGCAGAGGCAGAAAAGGCGCTGGGAGAGGTGAAGTCTTCGCAGGAACAACTGGAGAGCCTGACAGCAGGTGGGGCCAGACTGGACACCCACGAATCGCTGCGCACAGTCGCAACGGAACTGTTCGATATCTCAGCCGGCAAGCTGAAGGCGCAGGAGGACGCGGCCAAGGCGGCCGTTGACCTGAACAGGCGTATGGCCGAGGCAACCGCCAAACTGCGCCAGCTGGACAGCAAGATCAGGACCCTGCAGGGCAATCGTACCGGGGCATTCAGTAATGCCCTGGATGAATCCGGCAAGATTTCCAGCCGCCTGCGCGGGGTGGAGGCGGCACGGCTGCAGCTGAAAGACCTGCAACTGGCCTTCTACGAAGTGCAGCATGCCCAGAAACGCCCGACGCTGCTGATTGCACGGGGCAAGGTCAATGCAGCCGTCAACAAGCTGAACCAGAACGACCACCTGAAAACCACCAAGGGGGCGGCTGCCGAGATCAAACTGCTGGCTGATCGCCTGGATGAGCTGCAGAAGCTGCAGGGCAACTGGCTGTCCCAAAAGGATGATGCCACCAAAGGCAAGGTTGAAGCGCTCAGCCGTGAAATCAGCGAAAAGTTGAATTCACTCTCCCTGTCCATTGAGCAGGATGCCATCCTGGCCGGAGAGAAATATGCAGCCGAGGCAGCCCGTCAAGGCACCATGTTCGGACAATCCAATCAGGCCAACAGCATCCTGATCGCCAATTCCGAGCTGATGAGCCAGGGGCTGGCCATTGAAGCCGGTTCAGCCAGGCTGTTTACCCTGAAATCCATTCAGGAGATCGATGCGGCAACACCGGCCATCCGGGCTGATTTTGCCAAGGCAGCCAGATCGACTGCGATGCTGGAGAAGGACCTGAACAAGCTGGGGGTCAAAGGAGAACTGCAGATGCTGCGCAGCGCAGCCGCTGCCCTGACCGGCATCCAGGGTATGCTGTTGAGTGAAAGCGGTATTGTGGCCACCCTGAAGAAGCGGTTCGAGATGGAGCAGAAGGCGGTCCAGTCAGCGCTGAAGCTGCGTGATATCGTCATCAAACAGGCTGAAAAGGGCAAAGAGTCGGTTTCAGCGGCCCGGGGCGAGCAGGAGAAGGCGATCGCCTCGGTCAACAAGATCGTCAAGACCAGCATCACCCTGCTGGTGATCATCAGTATCGCTGCTGCAGTTGCCGGCACCGTGATCGGCGCCTGGGTCTTTAAATCCGTATCGTCCCCCCTTGCCCAGCTGATCACCGTTTCCGACCATGTTGCCGGAGGCGACCTGAAAGAGGTACAGCTGCGTTCCACCAAAGATGAGTTCGGCAAGGTACTCTCATCCATGGGGGCCATGGTAACCAACCTGCGGGAGATGGCAGGCAAGATCTCCCGTTCAACCGCAACGGTGGCCAACAGCGCCGATGAGCTGGCCAACACCGCCGGGGAGCTGGAGACCGACTCCACCAGCCAGACCAGCCAGATTGAACAGTCAGTCACCGCCATGACAGAAATGGTCCAGACCATCCAGGACGTCTCCCAGAACGCCCTGGCCACCTCCGATGCCGCCGGCAGGATGAAGAGTCTGGCCACGGAGGGCAAACAGGCCCTGGATCTCACCTCCCGTGAACTGTTCGCCTTTGCGGAGGTGGTCAAACAGTCGGTTGCCCGGGTTGAAGCACTGGGCGAACGGTCGGCTGCGATCAACGAGATCGTGAACATGATCAAGGATATCGCTGATCAGACCAACCTGCTGGCACTGAATGCCGCCATTGAGGCAGCCAGGGCGGGCGACAGCGGACGCGGTTTCGCCGTGGTGGCCGACAGTGTCCGCCAGCTGTCGCAGCGCACCACCGAGTCTGCCGATGAAATCGCCGCCACGGTCAAAGGGATGCAGGTTGAGGTGAGCTCATCGATTAGCAGCATGCAGCATGAGCGGCAGGCGATCGACAAGATCGTGGCTGCCGTTGACAGCACCCAGACCGCCATGGAGCAGATCGTCGGCAACGTGGAACAGGTCTTTGAGATGGTCCAGACCATTGCCACGGCCACTGAAGAACAGTCGGCCACGGCCGAGGATGTCAACCGCTCGATGCTTGCCATCCACCAGATCACCGGCAAGCTCTCAAACTCGGTCGAGCAGATCAAGCAGACCTCTGAGGCGTTTGATCAGCTGGCCCATGAACTGCAACAGATGGTGGGCTGGTTCAAGCTATAG
- a CDS encoding substrate-binding domain-containing protein, giving the protein MNFYLAKRFVTAMALTLVAGTAFAEDIRIGAGAAPTENILKPIRAAFEKASGITLNTISNGPKQAFIELEKGTVDAAAAGLALDDWWALLKKEGVAVADPKAYTPTLIGKDRVVVITHKDNKIPALSKEQLQGIFSGKTQNWKDVGGKDMPILIVWGSLIPGTNSMFSKVALGGTTVTKEVLDATTAEDVKDKVKSNPEAVGIGPAAIVDDSIWSPKSPEVARDITLLTKGAPSAKIQKLLGFIKGDGAKLIK; this is encoded by the coding sequence ATGAATTTTTATCTTGCGAAACGATTCGTCACCGCCATGGCACTCACCCTTGTTGCCGGCACCGCCTTTGCTGAAGATATCCGCATCGGAGCTGGAGCCGCCCCGACCGAGAACATCCTGAAGCCGATCCGGGCCGCCTTTGAAAAGGCCAGCGGCATTACCCTCAACACCATCTCCAACGGCCCCAAACAGGCCTTTATCGAACTCGAAAAAGGGACTGTGGATGCAGCCGCAGCAGGTCTGGCCCTGGATGACTGGTGGGCGCTGCTGAAGAAGGAAGGGGTGGCAGTAGCCGATCCCAAGGCCTACACCCCCACCCTGATCGGTAAAGACCGCGTGGTGGTGATTACCCACAAAGACAATAAGATTCCCGCCCTTTCCAAGGAGCAGCTGCAGGGGATCTTCAGCGGCAAAACCCAGAACTGGAAGGATGTCGGCGGCAAAGACATGCCGATCCTGATTGTCTGGGGCAGCCTGATTCCGGGCACCAACAGCATGTTCAGCAAGGTCGCCCTGGGCGGCACCACGGTCACCAAAGAGGTGCTTGATGCAACCACGGCCGAGGATGTCAAGGACAAGGTCAAGAGCAACCCTGAAGCGGTCGGCATCGGACCGGCAGCCATTGTTGACGACAGCATCTGGTCCCCCAAATCACCGGAAGTCGCCCGCGATATCACCCTGCTCACCAAGGGTGCCCCCTCAGCCAAGATTCAGAAGCTGCTGGGATTCATCAAGGGTGATGGCGCCAAGCTGATCAAGTAA